In Pseudomonas sp. Q1-7, the genomic window GAACTGGTCGATCATGTGCTGGTGCACGGCGGACAGTTCGACGCCGTCCAGGCCGCCTTCCTTGGCCCGGCGTGCGGCCTGGGCGTAGTTGCCGATCACCCGCCAGATCTCTTCGACCTCGATGGTCTTGCAGGTGGCGCGGTGCACGGGCTCGCGGATGCCGGAGGGCGACATCAGGGTCGGCCAGTTGAAGCCGTCCCAGCGCGAGCGGCGACCCATGTGGGTAATCTGGATCATGATCTTGGCGCCGTGCTTGTGCATGGCGTCGGCCAGGTTCTGGAAGTGCGGGATGATCCGGTCGGTGGACAGGTTCACCGAGCTCCACCATTCCTGCGGGCTGTCGATGGCGACCACCGAGGAGCCGCCGCAGATGGCCAGGCCGATACCGCCCTTGGCCTTCTCCTCGTAGTACTTCACGTAACGCTCGGTGGTCATGCCGCCGTCGGTGGCGTAGACCTCGGCGTGGGCGGTGGACAGCACACGGTTGCGGATGGTGAGTTTGCCGATCTGGATCGGCTGGAACATTGCTTCGAATGCCATGACCCTTTCCTCGCCTTACAGGGGTTTGACGATGAACAGGCCGTCGTCGTGGCCTTCTTCCGAACCGCTGTAGACCTGTTCGGCGACAGTGCGGACGCTGCTGCCACGGGCCGCGAGAATCTGGTCCATGGCGCCGGCGAACCAGCCGGTGAACATGTAGTCGACCTTGCGGCCCACCTTGCCGTACACGTAGACGAAGGCGGAGTGCTTCAGGCGTACCTGGGCGGTGCCCTTGTCGAGGTCGATGGATTCGATCTGGAACAGGCCCCAGCCGCGCTGGGACAGGCGCTTCATGTAGTGCTCGAACACCGCCACGCCTTCCAGGCCATGGCATTCGGCTTCCTTCTCGCACCAGTGCCAGGCGGATTTGTAGCCGGCCTTGTAGAGGATCTCGGCGTAGCGCTCCGGGCCCAGCTCGGCTTCGATGCCCATGTGGTTGTTCACGAAGAAGTGACGGGGCACGTAGAGCATCGGCAGGGCGTCGGTGGTCCAGACACCGGTTTCGCTGTCGACTTCGATGGGCATTTCGGGGGCGTGTTTGGCCATGTTGTTCTAGCTCCGGAATTCGATGTTCAAGGTGCGCTGGGGCTTGCGTAGGTTGGTGCCGAGCCTGCGAAGCCCAACACTGGGCTCGCAGAGGCGGCCAGCGGCGTTATCGGGTTGTTCGTGCGGGGCCTTGGGCCTCGTTCCTCGGCGCCAACCTACCGGGCGCCGAGAGAGGGAGCGTTTATTCGCCCCAGACGTCCTTGAGTACGCGGACCCAGTTCTCGCCCATCACCTTGCGCACCACGCGCTCGGGCATGCCGCGCTTGAGCAGGGTTTCGGTGAGGTTGGGGAACTCGCCCACGGTGCGGATGCCCAGCGGGTTGACGATCTTGCCGAAGTTGGTCAGGCGGCGGGCGTAACCCTTGTCGTGGGTCAGCCACTCGAAGAAATCCTTGCCATGCCCCTGGGTGAAGTCGGTGCCGATGCCGATGGCGTCCTCGCCGACGATGTTCATCACGTACTCGATGGCCTCGGCGTAGTCGTCGATGGTCGAGTCGATGCCCTTGGCGAGGAAGGGCGCGAACATGGTCACGCCGACGAAGCCGCCGTGATCGGCGATGAACTTCAGTTCTTCATCGGACTTGTTGCGCGGGTGTTCCTTCAGGCCGGACGGCAGGCAGTGGGAGTAGCAGACCGGCTTCTTCGATTCGAGGATGACCTCCTCGGAGGTCTTGGAGCCGACGTGGGACAGGTCGCACATGACGCCGACGCGGT contains:
- a CDS encoding DUF5943 domain-containing protein, with the translated sequence MAKHAPEMPIEVDSETGVWTTDALPMLYVPRHFFVNNHMGIEAELGPERYAEILYKAGYKSAWHWCEKEAECHGLEGVAVFEHYMKRLSQRGWGLFQIESIDLDKGTAQVRLKHSAFVYVYGKVGRKVDYMFTGWFAGAMDQILAARGSSVRTVAEQVYSGSEEGHDDGLFIVKPL
- a CDS encoding dipeptidase, whose protein sequence is MSPAELHADSIVIDGLIIAKWNRELFEDMRKGGLTAANCTVSVWEGFQATVNNITASNKLIRENSDLVIPVRTTADIRKAKELGKTGILYGFQNAHAFEDQIGYVEVFKQLGVGIVQMCYNTQNLVGTGCYERDGGLSGFGREIVAEMNRVGVMCDLSHVGSKTSEEVILESKKPVCYSHCLPSGLKEHPRNKSDEELKFIADHGGFVGVTMFAPFLAKGIDSTIDDYAEAIEYVMNIVGEDAIGIGTDFTQGHGKDFFEWLTHDKGYARRLTNFGKIVNPLGIRTVGEFPNLTETLLKRGMPERVVRKVMGENWVRVLKDVWGE